A single region of the Vicia villosa cultivar HV-30 ecotype Madison, WI linkage group LG4, Vvil1.0, whole genome shotgun sequence genome encodes:
- the LOC131595323 gene encoding berberine bridge enzyme-like 13, which yields MFSSPTSNLAILILLISTISLAKSASLEENFVQCLSFYSDKAAPFYATIYTPNNASFNSILNSSAQNLRYLVPSAPKPEFIFTPLTDSHVKVGVVCSKKLGVHLRVRSGGHDYEGLSYVSEIESPFIIIDLAKLRDVNVDIEDNSAWIQAGATIGEVYYRIHEKSEVHGFPAGLCTSLGVGGHITGGAYGSMMRKYGLGADNVLDAKIVNADGEILDRKSMGEDLFWAIRGGGGGSFGILLWWKIKLVPVPKTVTVFTVTKSLEQDGTKIAHRWQEVAPNIDENLFMRVIIQPASVANKTQRTITTSYNAQFLGDSEKLLQVMKESFPELGLTKQDCMETSWIKSVMYIAGFPNDTPPEVLLQGKSTFKNYFKAKSDFVRESIPETGLQGLWQRLLEEDSPLMIWNPYGGMMNNFSESDIPFPHRNGTLYKIQYLTLWQDGDKNESKHVDWIRKLYNYMTPYVSKFPREAYVNYRDLDLGMNKKSDTSFIQATSWGSMYFKDNFNRLVKIKTKVDPENVFRHEQSIPPLPVSTMQLKDKKCESWE from the coding sequence ATGTTTTCATCACCCACTTCAAACTTAGCAATTTTAATCCTCTTGATATCAACAATTTCATTAGCAAAATCAGCTTCTCTTGAAGAAAACTTTGTCCAATGTCTGAGTTTCTATTCAGACAAAGCAGCACCATTTTATGCAACAATTTACACACCAAACAATGCTTCATTCAATAGCATCCTTAATTCTTCAGCACAGAATTTAAGGTATTTGGTGCCTTCGGCTCCGAAACCCGAGTTTATATTCACACCTTTAACCGATTCTCATGTCAAAGTAGGTGTTGTTTGTTCAAAGAAACTTGGTGTTCATTTAAGAGTAAGAAGTGGTGGTCATGATTATGAAGGACTATCTTATGTTTCGGAAATCGAATCGCCTTTTATAATCATTGATCTTGCCAAACTTCGCGATGTGAACGTTGATATCGAAGATAATAGCGCTTGGATTCAAGCCGGTGCTACTATTGGAGAAGTTTATTATAGAATacatgagaaaagtgaagttcaTGGCTTCCCTGCAGGTCTTTGCACAAGTTTAGGTGTTGGTGGACATATAACAGGAGGTGCATATGGATCCATGATGAGAAAATATGGTCTTGGAGCCGATAATGTTCTTGACGCGAAAATCGTCAATGCAGACGGAGAAATTCTTGATAGAAAATCTATGGGGGAAGACTTATTTTGGGCTATTAGAGGTGGTGGAGGAGGAAGTTTTGGTATTCTTCTTTGGTGGAAGATTAAGCTTGTTCCTGTTCCGAAAACCGTGACGGTTTTTACCGTTACGAAAAGCTTAGAACAAGATGGAACTAAGATTGCCCATAGATGGCAAGAGGTGGCACCAAATATTGATGAAAATCTCTTTATGAGAGTTATCATTCAGCCGGCTAGTGTTGCAAACAAAACTCAAAGAACTATTACTACTTCTTACAATGCGCAATTCCTCGGTGATTCGGAGAAACTCCTTCAAGTTATGAAGGAAAGTTTTCCAGAATTAGGTTTGACAAAACAAGATTGCATGGAAACTAGCTGGATCAAATCTGTTATGTATATTGCAGGCTTCCCGAATGATACGCCACCTGAAGTTTTGCTTCAAGGAAAATCAACCTTCAAGAATTACTTCAAAGCAAAGTCGGATTTCGTAAGAGAGTCTATACCGGAGACCGGCTTACAAGGATTATGGCAAAGGTTGTTAGAAGAAGACAGTCCTTTGATGATTTGGAATCCATATGGAGGCATGATGAACAACTTTTCTGAATCTGATATCCCTTTTCCTCACAGAAATGGAACACTTTACAAAATTCAGTATCTAACTCTTTGGCAAGATGGTGATAAGAATGAATCAAAGCATGTTGATTGGATTAGGAAGCTTTATAACTACATGACTCCTTATGTGTCTAAGTTTCCAAGGGAAGCATATGTGAATTATAGAGATCTTGATTTGGGAATGAATAAGAAGAGTGATACAAGCTTTATACAAGCAACTTCTTGGGGGAGCATGTATTTCAAAGATAATTTCAACAGGTTGGTGAAAATTAAGACCAAAGTTGATCCTGAAAATGTGTTCAGACATGAGCAGAGTATTCCTCCACTTCCAGTTTCAACTATGCAGCTAAAAGACAAGAAGTGCGAGAGCTGGGAATAA